A window of Calonectris borealis chromosome 3, bCalBor7.hap1.2, whole genome shotgun sequence contains these coding sequences:
- the DPY30 gene encoding protein dpy-30 homolog isoform X4, with product MLSLESHFSKRHVPKKRIVENEKINAEKTSKQKVDLQSLPTRAYLDQTVVPILLQGLAVLAKERPPNPIEFLAAYLLKNKSQFEDRN from the exons ATGTTGAGTCTTGAGTCTCACTTCAGCAAACGTCATGTTCCCAAGAAA aGGAtagtagaaaatgagaaaataaatgcagagaaaacATCAAAGCAGAAGGTGGATCTTCAGTCGTTACCCACGCGTGCCTACTTGGATCAGACAGTTGTACCTATCTTGCTACAGGGACTTGCTGTTCTTGCAAAAGAAAG aCCGCCAAATCCCATTGAATTTCTAGCAGcgtatcttttaaaaaacaagtcaCAATTTGAGGACCGAAATTAA
- the DPY30 gene encoding protein dpy-30 homolog isoform X2, with protein sequence MEAEQIMEGQPQVPENPHSEYGLTENVERIVENEKINAEKTSKQKVDLQSLPTRAYLDQTVVPILLQGLAVLAKERHICSPPDLWSDPVWNNSQKP encoded by the exons ATGGAGGCAGAGCAGATTATGGAGGGACAGCCGCAG GTTCCAGAAAATCCCCATTCTGAATACGGTCTCACTGAAAACGTAGAG aGGAtagtagaaaatgagaaaataaatgcagagaaaacATCAAAGCAGAAGGTGGATCTTCAGTCGTTACCCACGCGTGCCTACTTGGATCAGACAGTTGTACCTATCTTGCTACAGGGACTTGCTGTTCTTGCAAAAGAAAG GCATATTTGCTCACCGccagacctttggtctgacccagtgtGGAATAA TTCCCAGAAACCATGA
- the DPY30 gene encoding protein dpy-30 homolog isoform X3, with protein MQRKHQSRRWIFSRYPRVPTWIRQLYLSCYRDLLFLQKKGIFAHRQTFGLTQCGIIPRNHENSTNAQRPPNPIEFLAAYLLKNKSQFEDRN; from the exons atgcagagaaaacATCAAAGCAGAAGGTGGATCTTCAGTCGTTACCCACGCGTGCCTACTTGGATCAGACAGTTGTACCTATCTTGCTACAGGGACTTGCTGTTCTTGCAAAAGAAAG GCATATTTGCTCACCGccagacctttggtctgacccagtgtGGAATAA TTCCCAGAAACCATGAAAACAGCACTAATGCACAAAG aCCGCCAAATCCCATTGAATTTCTAGCAGcgtatcttttaaaaaacaagtcaCAATTTGAGGACCGAAATTAA
- the DPY30 gene encoding protein dpy-30 homolog isoform X1 — translation MEAEQIMEGQPQVPENPHSEYGLTENVERIVENEKINAEKTSKQKVDLQSLPTRAYLDQTVVPILLQGLAVLAKERPPNPIEFLAAYLLKNKSQFEDRN, via the exons ATGGAGGCAGAGCAGATTATGGAGGGACAGCCGCAG GTTCCAGAAAATCCCCATTCTGAATACGGTCTCACTGAAAACGTAGAG aGGAtagtagaaaatgagaaaataaatgcagagaaaacATCAAAGCAGAAGGTGGATCTTCAGTCGTTACCCACGCGTGCCTACTTGGATCAGACAGTTGTACCTATCTTGCTACAGGGACTTGCTGTTCTTGCAAAAGAAAG aCCGCCAAATCCCATTGAATTTCTAGCAGcgtatcttttaaaaaacaagtcaCAATTTGAGGACCGAAATTAA